The following are encoded in a window of Emcibacter sp. SYSU 3D8 genomic DNA:
- the htpG gene encoding molecular chaperone HtpG — protein MTQQAAAETHEFQAEVARLLNMMVRSVYSETEIFLRELISNASDACDRLRYEAQTNPAAMEGDTALRISVTVDKAARTLTIADNGIGMNHDDLIANLGTIARSGTAAFMEKLSGDSKKDVSLIGQFGVGFYSAFMVADQVEVTSRKVGDEQAWKWSSDGEGSYTIAPAEQAERGTSIALHVRPDEDEYLDAHRLRHIITTYSDHIAFPIHLSEVKDGETTEEESVNKGSALWTRPKAEVTDEQYTAFYRHAGHAFDEPALTLHYRAEGTIDYTALLFVPTERPMDLFDPARKPRVKLYVKRVFITDDTDDLIPGWLRFLRGVVDSEDLPLNVSREMLQNNPVVARMRKAVTGRVVSALEAKAKDDPEGFVKIWENFGAVIKEGLYEDGERRAALLKIARFRSTHGDSWTSLEDYLGRVKEGQEAIYYVTAADIEAARRSPHLEGFAARGVEVLLLTDPVDDFWLSMVHEHEGKPFRSVTRGGADLSKLGEAQGEDKPDDSRFTTLVVALKEALGEAVKDVRTTDRLTGSAVCLVADDGDMDLNLQRLLKMHNQLGTESPRILEINPDHPLVAAMAARADQPGALDALKDPALLLLDQARILEGELPSDPAAFARRMADLMAKGLN, from the coding sequence ATGACGCAACAAGCCGCCGCCGAAACACATGAGTTCCAGGCCGAAGTCGCCCGCCTGCTCAACATGATGGTCCGCTCGGTCTATTCGGAGACCGAGATATTTCTGCGCGAGTTGATCTCCAACGCCTCGGATGCCTGTGACCGGTTGCGCTATGAGGCGCAGACCAATCCGGCGGCCATGGAAGGCGACACCGCGCTGCGGATATCCGTGACCGTCGACAAGGCAGCGCGGACGCTGACCATCGCCGATAACGGCATTGGCATGAACCACGACGACCTGATCGCCAATCTGGGCACCATTGCGCGTTCGGGAACGGCCGCCTTCATGGAAAAGCTCAGCGGCGATTCCAAAAAGGACGTATCGCTGATCGGACAGTTCGGCGTCGGCTTCTATTCGGCCTTCATGGTTGCCGACCAGGTCGAGGTGACCAGCCGCAAGGTGGGGGACGAGCAGGCCTGGAAGTGGTCGTCGGACGGCGAAGGCAGCTACACCATCGCGCCGGCCGAGCAGGCCGAGCGCGGCACGAGCATCGCGCTGCACGTCCGCCCGGATGAGGACGAGTATCTCGACGCCCACCGGCTGCGGCACATCATCACCACCTATTCGGACCACATCGCCTTTCCGATCCACCTGTCCGAGGTGAAAGACGGCGAGACGACCGAGGAGGAATCGGTCAACAAGGGCTCGGCGCTTTGGACCCGGCCCAAGGCCGAGGTGACGGACGAGCAATATACCGCGTTTTACCGCCATGCCGGCCATGCCTTCGACGAGCCGGCGCTGACGCTGCATTACCGGGCCGAAGGCACCATCGACTATACCGCCCTGTTGTTCGTGCCCACCGAACGGCCCATGGACCTGTTCGATCCGGCGCGCAAGCCGCGGGTGAAACTGTATGTGAAGCGCGTCTTCATCACCGACGACACGGACGACCTGATCCCCGGCTGGCTGCGGTTCCTGCGCGGCGTGGTCGATTCCGAGGATCTGCCGCTGAATGTCAGCCGCGAAATGCTGCAGAACAATCCGGTCGTCGCCCGCATGCGCAAGGCCGTGACCGGACGGGTGGTCAGCGCGCTGGAGGCCAAGGCAAAGGATGATCCCGAAGGCTTCGTGAAGATCTGGGAGAACTTCGGCGCGGTGATCAAGGAAGGCCTCTACGAGGACGGCGAGCGCCGCGCGGCGCTGCTGAAGATCGCTCGTTTCCGGTCGACCCATGGCGACAGCTGGACCAGCCTCGAGGATTATCTGGGCCGGGTGAAGGAAGGCCAGGAGGCGATCTATTATGTCACCGCGGCCGATATCGAGGCCGCCAGGCGCAGCCCGCACCTGGAGGGCTTTGCCGCGCGCGGTGTCGAGGTGCTGCTGCTGACCGACCCGGTCGACGATTTCTGGCTGTCCATGGTGCACGAGCACGAGGGCAAGCCGTTCCGCTCGGTGACCCGCGGCGGCGCCGACCTGTCGAAGCTGGGCGAGGCCCAGGGCGAAGACAAGCCCGACGACAGCAGGTTCACCACCCTGGTCGTGGCGCTGAAGGAGGCGCTGGGCGAGGCGGTGAAGGACGTGCGCACCACGGACCGGCTGACCGGCAGTGCCGTGTGTCTGGTGGCCGACGATGGCGACATGGACCTGAACCTGCAACGGCTGCTGAAAATGCATAACCAGCTGGGGACCGAATCACCGCGCATCCTGGAGATCAATCCCGACCATCCGCTGGTCGCCGCCATGGCCGCCCGGGCCGACCAGCCGGGCGCGCTTGACGCGCTGAAGGACCCGGCGCTGCTGCTGCTCGATCAGGCCCGGATACTGGAAGGCGAGCTGCCGTCCGATCCGGCGGCGTTTGCCCGGAGGATGGCGGACCTGATGGCGAAGGGCCTGAACTAG